One window from the genome of Xenorhabdus bovienii SS-2004 encodes:
- a CDS encoding glycosyltransferase family 2 protein, producing the protein MSKRKRLSVVMIAKNSADLIADCLLSVDWADEIIVLDAGSTDTTCQIASEMGAKVYINTQWPGFGRQRQLAQSYASGDYIFMIDTDERVTPELRTSIEQILADPDDDKVYDCARLNLFMDRFMKHSGWYPDKVIRLYCREHYQYNDNQVHESLNTQGVRIVTLKGDLRHLTCRNLMEFQQKQLNYARDWAKYRHEQGNTARYFSIFSHTLGAFFKTWLLRAGFLDGKQGLVLAMVNAQYTFNKYAALWELTQTESKKR; encoded by the coding sequence ATGAGCAAGAGAAAACGCCTGTCCGTTGTGATGATTGCTAAAAATTCCGCCGATTTGATTGCAGATTGTCTGCTATCCGTAGATTGGGCTGATGAAATTATCGTTCTAGACGCCGGCAGTACCGATACAACTTGTCAAATAGCCAGCGAAATGGGCGCGAAAGTCTACATCAATACGCAATGGCCCGGCTTCGGTCGTCAGCGGCAACTCGCACAATCCTATGCCAGCGGTGATTACATTTTCATGATTGATACCGATGAACGTGTAACCCCTGAATTAAGAACATCAATTGAGCAGATTTTGGCAGATCCCGACGATGATAAAGTCTATGACTGCGCACGTCTCAACCTGTTTATGGATCGTTTCATGAAGCACAGTGGCTGGTATCCTGATAAAGTCATTCGTCTCTATTGCCGCGAACATTATCAATATAACGACAATCAGGTTCATGAATCACTTAACACTCAGGGTGTCCGCATCGTGACATTAAAGGGCGATTTACGTCATCTCACCTGCCGTAATCTGATGGAATTCCAGCAAAAACAATTGAATTACGCCAGAGATTGGGCAAAATACCGCCACGAACAAGGTAACACAGCCCGTTATTTTTCTATCTTCAGCCATACGTTAGGCGCATTTTTTAAGACATGGCTGTTAAGGGCCGGGTTCCTCGATGGCAAACAAGGGTTGGTATTAGCAATGGTGAATGCCCAGTATACATTTAATAAATATGCTGCCCTCTGGGAACTCACCCAAACAGAGAGTAAAAAACGATGA